In one Streptomyces sp. NBC_01241 genomic region, the following are encoded:
- a CDS encoding sensor histidine kinase: MRSRNVWQAMARPGYLLSAWPWRSAGYLLSSAPVGIVVLLAIVIGVSVGSALAIVLIGLPLLALLAFTGVPVAALERRRLRLVDSRPAPTPHHEPAEPGLLPWARTRFREQATWRELGYALAFATLLWPLDLLAVGMALSVPLGLLATPVMMAMLYDGTEAPVLKLWTVTSWPEAIGVAFVGLPMLGVCGYVLGVVAVARAELTRMLIAPREPELGERVTELVRSRARLVDAFEAERRRIERDLHDGAQQRLVALTMTLGLARLDASPGPLADQLAKAHCEAGTALAELRDLIQGIHPKVLADRGLGEAIADAADRSAVPVDVGIDLPGRLSEAVEAAAYFVVCEALANVGKHSGASRAEVTGRHEDGRLTVEVRDDGRGGADAGKGTGLTGLSDRVSVLDGRLALSSPPGGPTLLRMEIPCEWTETERSA; the protein is encoded by the coding sequence ATGCGCTCACGCAACGTGTGGCAGGCCATGGCCCGACCCGGTTACCTGCTCTCCGCCTGGCCCTGGCGGTCGGCCGGATATCTGCTCAGCAGCGCGCCGGTCGGCATTGTGGTGCTGCTGGCGATCGTCATCGGGGTGTCGGTGGGCAGTGCGCTCGCCATCGTGCTGATCGGGCTGCCACTGCTCGCGCTGCTGGCGTTCACCGGAGTGCCGGTGGCCGCGTTGGAGCGCCGCAGGCTGCGGCTGGTCGACAGCAGGCCCGCCCCCACCCCGCACCACGAACCGGCCGAACCGGGGCTCCTGCCCTGGGCCCGGACCCGCTTCCGCGAGCAGGCGACCTGGCGGGAACTGGGCTACGCGCTGGCGTTCGCGACTCTGCTGTGGCCGCTGGACCTGCTGGCGGTCGGAATGGCGCTGAGCGTGCCGCTGGGCCTGCTGGCGACGCCCGTGATGATGGCCATGCTCTATGACGGCACCGAGGCACCCGTACTCAAGCTCTGGACGGTGACCTCCTGGCCGGAGGCGATCGGCGTCGCGTTCGTGGGGCTGCCGATGCTCGGGGTGTGCGGATACGTGCTCGGCGTGGTGGCCGTCGCACGCGCGGAACTGACCCGGATGCTCATCGCCCCCCGGGAGCCGGAACTGGGGGAGCGGGTCACCGAACTCGTGCGTTCCCGAGCCCGGTTGGTCGATGCCTTCGAGGCGGAGCGCCGCCGGATCGAACGCGACCTCCACGACGGTGCGCAACAGCGCCTGGTCGCCCTCACCATGACGCTCGGCCTGGCCCGCCTCGACGCCTCGCCCGGCCCCCTCGCGGACCAGCTCGCGAAGGCCCACTGCGAAGCGGGCACGGCCCTCGCCGAACTCCGCGACCTGATCCAGGGCATCCACCCCAAGGTCCTGGCCGACCGCGGCCTCGGCGAGGCGATCGCCGACGCGGCCGACCGGTCAGCCGTCCCCGTGGACGTGGGCATCGACCTGCCCGGACGCCTGTCCGAAGCGGTCGAGGCCGCCGCGTACTTCGTGGTCTGCGAGGCGCTGGCGAACGTCGGCAAGCACAGCGGGGCGAGCCGCGCCGAAGTGACCGGCCGTCACGAGGACGGCCGCCTGACCGTCGAAGTGCGCGACGACGGCCGCGGCGGAGCGGACGCCGGTAAGGGCACCGGACTGACCGGACTCTCGGACCGGGTGTCCGTACTGGATGGCAGACTTGCGCTGTCCAGCCCGCCCGGCGGACCGACCCTGCTGCGTATGGAGATTCCTTGCGAGTGGACCGAGACCGAGCGCTCCGCGTAG
- a CDS encoding response regulator, producing MLAEDSVLLREGLIGLLGRFGHEVVAAVGDADALVAAATEHGPDIVVTDVRMPPGFQDEGLHAAVRLRTDRPALPVLVLSQYVQRTYASELLDSGDGSGIGYLLKDRVGQVEEFQTALQDVAAGGTVVDPEVVRQLLRRRRDPLERLTAREREVLGLVAEGKSNAAIARQLVASEAAVGKHIGSIRAKLDLPPADDTHRRVLAVLAFLRS from the coding sequence GTGCTGGCCGAGGACAGCGTGCTGCTGCGCGAAGGGCTGATCGGCCTGCTCGGCCGGTTCGGACACGAGGTCGTCGCAGCGGTCGGTGACGCCGACGCCCTGGTGGCGGCGGCCACCGAGCACGGACCCGACATCGTCGTCACCGACGTCCGGATGCCGCCGGGCTTCCAGGACGAAGGCCTCCACGCGGCCGTACGCCTGCGCACCGACCGGCCCGCGCTCCCGGTCCTCGTCCTCAGCCAGTACGTCCAGCGCACGTACGCCTCGGAGTTGCTCGACTCCGGGGACGGCTCGGGCATCGGCTACCTGCTCAAGGACCGGGTCGGCCAGGTCGAGGAGTTCCAGACCGCCCTCCAGGACGTCGCGGCGGGCGGCACGGTCGTCGACCCCGAAGTCGTACGCCAGCTGCTGCGCCGCCGCCGCGATCCCCTGGAGCGCCTGACGGCCCGCGAACGCGAGGTGCTCGGCCTGGTGGCGGAGGGCAAGTCCAACGCGGCGATCGCACGCCAACTGGTCGCCTCCGAGGCGGCGGTGGGCAAGCACATCGGCTCGATCCGCGCGAAACTGGACCTGCCCCCGGCGGACGACACGCACCGACGGGTGCTGGCAGTGCTGGCGTTCCTGCGCTCGTGA
- a CDS encoding phospholipase: MHRRPATTLTAAALALPLTLGVAASPASAAPADKPQVLSRFTQTRASSYHAWLAARRNQSAWSAYGFDWSTDYCTAAPDNPFGIPFQNSCARHDFGYRNYKAAGTFTANKARLDNAFYADLKRVCANYRGLKKNACAAAAWTYHKAADEFGSAAFPIAVTR, from the coding sequence ATGCACCGTCGTCCCGCCACCACCCTGACCGCCGCCGCTCTCGCCCTGCCTCTGACGCTCGGCGTGGCCGCCTCCCCGGCCTCGGCCGCCCCCGCCGACAAACCCCAGGTCCTGAGCAGGTTCACGCAGACCCGCGCGAGCAGCTACCACGCCTGGCTGGCCGCCCGCCGGAATCAGTCCGCGTGGAGCGCGTACGGCTTCGACTGGTCCACCGACTACTGCACGGCCGCCCCCGACAACCCCTTCGGCATCCCCTTCCAGAACTCCTGCGCCCGCCACGACTTCGGCTACCGGAACTACAAGGCCGCCGGCACCTTCACCGCCAACAAGGCCCGCCTGGACAACGCCTTCTACGCCGACCTCAAGCGCGTCTGCGCCAACTACCGGGGCCTGAAGAAGAATGCCTGCGCCGCCGCTGCCTGGACCTACCACAAGGCCGCCGACGAATTCGGCTCCGCCGCTTTTCCCATCGCGGTCACGCGCTGA
- a CDS encoding AIPR family protein: MPLEVQHIRKALLREFQGLISMDDFEKKDPKERETALLSRAVSAKAARILADCTPEEAAAGVIDGRDDFGIDCVAFSASGSEIWLIQAKWRDKGTAGFDTEAALKLVHGLKKLDNRDLDHFNERLQLLSDRVHGVLQLPTCKVNLVIALMGDGRLSQETRDILDEAAREFGGLGRTVAYRVVNQANFHRAIREDLEPQPITLKATMNREWYTRDTPFKAVIGEVSADQLARWYGGKGEGEGHGERLYDRNVRRSLGLTGVNQTMVDSMLEDPEGFLYRHNGITVQCDEIAQEYPFKRAVGQPTVLTLTNASVVNGAQTVTSAFRAYEKNADLVAEAYVIVRIISLDGTPEGFGRSITKATNTQNHMERRDFIAIDPVQSEIQKDFRLSLDKEYVFRRGELDPAPESGCSVTEAATALACMHRDSSLAVRVKGSTNALWSEGQGGAYTRLFGQQPSAQQVWRAVQVFRLVRDELTTTRAKLSGRPAAVADSGALLVAHLVFQRIGRERFDESEGEWENTLAETPDQVRAVLACLISMVDTLFNNKSFITSTFANEERCARLAVAVLGTLDRGVGPDSPMNLKALMETSGRKRQRRPQTVRLLVDHDAIEEGTRLEYAPSAVEELAIGAWLDADPRRRRASWVNDRKTPLLWEADGRRYSPTGLVSQMWNAADWKEQWSAVQGPKQWRVPGEGTLVEIAERLWQRISDGEELLEEDVP, encoded by the coding sequence ATGCCTCTCGAGGTGCAGCACATCAGGAAGGCGTTGCTTCGGGAGTTCCAAGGTCTGATCTCCATGGATGACTTTGAGAAGAAGGATCCCAAAGAGCGCGAGACGGCGCTGCTGTCGAGGGCTGTGTCTGCCAAGGCGGCCCGGATTCTCGCCGACTGCACTCCGGAGGAGGCGGCGGCCGGGGTCATCGATGGCCGTGACGACTTCGGGATCGACTGTGTTGCGTTCTCTGCGTCGGGTTCCGAAATCTGGTTGATCCAGGCGAAGTGGAGAGACAAGGGGACGGCCGGCTTCGATACGGAGGCTGCCCTCAAACTGGTGCACGGGCTGAAGAAGCTCGACAACCGCGACCTCGACCACTTCAACGAGAGGCTGCAACTTCTCTCCGACCGTGTCCACGGCGTCCTTCAGCTGCCCACCTGCAAGGTGAACCTGGTCATCGCGCTCATGGGAGATGGCCGTCTGTCTCAGGAGACCCGCGACATACTCGACGAGGCGGCGCGCGAGTTCGGCGGGCTCGGGCGGACCGTTGCATATCGGGTGGTAAATCAGGCCAACTTCCACAGGGCGATCCGGGAGGATCTGGAGCCCCAGCCGATCACACTCAAGGCAACCATGAACCGGGAGTGGTATACCCGCGACACTCCCTTCAAAGCTGTGATCGGCGAGGTCAGCGCCGACCAGCTGGCGCGCTGGTACGGGGGCAAGGGGGAGGGCGAGGGGCATGGCGAGCGCCTCTACGACCGCAACGTGCGTCGATCGCTCGGGCTGACAGGGGTCAACCAGACCATGGTCGACTCGATGCTGGAGGACCCCGAGGGCTTTCTCTACCGCCACAACGGCATCACCGTGCAGTGCGACGAGATCGCGCAGGAATACCCCTTCAAGAGAGCGGTGGGGCAGCCGACCGTCCTCACCCTGACCAACGCCAGCGTCGTCAATGGCGCGCAGACGGTCACCTCCGCATTCCGGGCGTACGAGAAGAACGCCGATCTTGTGGCAGAGGCATACGTCATCGTGCGGATCATCTCTTTGGACGGAACGCCGGAGGGGTTCGGCCGGTCCATCACCAAGGCCACCAACACCCAGAACCACATGGAGCGCCGGGACTTCATCGCCATCGACCCCGTCCAGAGCGAGATCCAGAAGGATTTCCGACTGTCCCTCGACAAGGAGTACGTGTTCCGGCGGGGCGAGCTGGACCCCGCACCCGAGTCGGGCTGCTCGGTCACGGAGGCTGCGACGGCCCTTGCCTGCATGCACCGGGACTCGTCGCTCGCCGTCCGGGTGAAAGGCTCCACCAATGCTCTGTGGAGCGAAGGGCAGGGCGGCGCCTACACCCGCCTCTTCGGACAACAACCGAGCGCCCAGCAGGTGTGGCGTGCCGTCCAGGTGTTCCGGCTGGTACGTGACGAACTGACGACAACGCGAGCGAAGCTCAGCGGGCGTCCGGCCGCGGTGGCGGACAGCGGTGCGCTCCTCGTCGCCCACTTGGTCTTCCAGCGTATTGGCCGGGAACGGTTCGACGAGTCCGAGGGTGAATGGGAGAACACGCTCGCTGAGACTCCGGACCAGGTGCGGGCCGTGCTGGCCTGTCTCATCAGCATGGTTGACACCCTCTTCAACAACAAGAGCTTCATCACCAGCACCTTCGCGAATGAGGAACGCTGTGCGCGGCTGGCCGTGGCCGTGCTCGGGACACTCGATCGGGGGGTCGGACCTGACTCCCCGATGAACCTCAAGGCCCTGATGGAGACGTCCGGCCGGAAGCGCCAACGACGACCCCAGACGGTGCGCCTGCTGGTCGACCACGACGCCATCGAGGAGGGCACTCGCTTGGAATACGCCCCCAGCGCCGTGGAGGAGCTCGCCATCGGCGCATGGCTCGACGCCGATCCGCGCCGCCGTCGCGCGAGCTGGGTGAACGACCGCAAGACACCGCTTCTCTGGGAGGCCGACGGCCGGCGCTACTCGCCCACCGGGCTGGTTTCCCAGATGTGGAATGCAGCCGACTGGAAGGAACAGTGGAGCGCGGTTCAGGGCCCCAAGCAGTGGCGGGTTCCGGGAGAAGGGACGCTGGTAGAAATTGCCGAGCGGCTCTGGCAGCGGATCTCCGATGGGGAGGAGCTGCTGGAGGAGGACGTGCCGTAG
- a CDS encoding ATP-binding protein, producing MPYRWFLWSAYDQPDTLCHVKDEIRSSPLVSLLAPHPAHFHQQFSATRRGARLARLLAVEQLARWGWGRDSDPMAAAAHVVAELASNAVTHGHVRGRDFLLAMTLTTRPEGAPGTLRIEVADCRGERHPAPVPKPCPDSEQGRGLLLVGVLASRWGVEPRFPSGKVVWAELPSPPGGSST from the coding sequence GTGCCGTACCGGTGGTTCCTCTGGTCAGCGTACGACCAACCGGACACTCTCTGTCACGTGAAAGACGAAATCCGTAGCAGTCCTCTTGTGTCTCTCCTTGCACCTCACCCAGCGCACTTCCACCAGCAGTTCAGCGCGACACGGCGCGGGGCGCGTCTTGCCCGCCTGCTCGCGGTCGAGCAACTGGCGAGATGGGGGTGGGGCAGGGACAGCGACCCGATGGCGGCTGCCGCACACGTCGTTGCCGAGCTCGCTTCGAACGCCGTCACTCACGGCCACGTGCGAGGGCGGGATTTCCTGCTCGCGATGACACTGACTACTCGTCCGGAGGGCGCACCTGGCACTCTCCGGATCGAGGTAGCCGACTGCCGGGGCGAGCGACATCCCGCCCCGGTACCGAAGCCGTGCCCGGACAGTGAGCAGGGGCGGGGGCTGCTCCTCGTGGGTGTGCTCGCCTCCCGTTGGGGCGTCGAGCCCCGCTTTCCGTCCGGAAAAGTCGTCTGGGCCGAGCTGCCCAGCCCACCCGGGGGAAGCAGCACGTGA
- a CDS encoding helix-turn-helix domain-containing protein, with protein sequence MTSGSRQGDSEGRPDASAEETDGLVDLNRAVGKQVKLLRERAGLTQKELGDRLGYGEDLVSSLERGRRTPQPEFLDAADDLLGGGGLLKATKDDVSRAKAKARVRHPAWFRDYARLEAEAVEVNFYNNHDIPGLFQTERRTRALYEMRKPLLDEETIDRRVASRMDRQQILTRWPPPIVTAVVEEVVLRRPVGGLEVHKEQLERLLGLGELRTVELQVMPTNRIEHAGMGGPFTLLTPKGKPQVGYTEVQNVARLATDVDEVRILAARYGSIRAQALTPSESMTLIERIHTNDEY encoded by the coding sequence ATGACATCAGGGTCCCGCCAGGGCGACAGCGAAGGCCGCCCCGATGCGTCGGCGGAGGAAACAGACGGTCTCGTCGACTTGAACCGAGCTGTGGGCAAGCAGGTCAAGTTGCTGCGGGAACGGGCCGGCCTCACCCAGAAGGAATTGGGTGACCGCCTTGGGTACGGCGAGGACCTCGTCTCGTCCTTGGAGCGGGGCCGCAGAACGCCACAACCGGAGTTCTTGGACGCAGCGGACGATCTGCTCGGTGGCGGAGGGCTGCTGAAGGCGACCAAGGACGACGTGTCGCGGGCAAAAGCCAAGGCGAGGGTGCGGCATCCGGCGTGGTTCCGGGACTACGCGCGGCTGGAGGCGGAGGCCGTCGAGGTCAACTTCTACAACAACCACGACATTCCGGGGCTCTTTCAGACCGAACGGCGCACTCGCGCGTTATATGAGATGCGCAAACCGCTACTTGACGAAGAGACGATCGACCGGCGAGTGGCGTCAAGAATGGACCGCCAGCAGATTCTGACGCGTTGGCCTCCGCCCATCGTGACCGCTGTGGTGGAAGAAGTGGTACTGCGGCGGCCTGTCGGAGGGCTGGAGGTACACAAGGAGCAGTTGGAGCGACTGCTTGGGCTTGGTGAGCTGCGCACCGTCGAGTTGCAAGTGATGCCCACGAACCGGATCGAACATGCTGGCATGGGAGGCCCGTTCACCTTGCTCACGCCCAAAGGGAAACCGCAAGTGGGGTACACGGAAGTGCAGAACGTTGCACGACTGGCTACAGACGTTGACGAGGTTCGTATCCTGGCCGCACGCTACGGCAGCATCAGGGCTCAGGCTCTCACCCCGAGCGAGTCCATGACCCTGATCGAGAGGATTCATACAAACGATGAGTACTGA
- a CDS encoding DUF397 domain-containing protein: MSTESSRRLVWRKSSYSGNEGGECIEVAVTPAGVYVRDSKDTRRPHLSVRSAGWASFVQFAAEG; the protein is encoded by the coding sequence ATGAGTACTGAGAGCTCCCGACGGCTTGTCTGGCGCAAGAGCAGCTACAGCGGCAACGAGGGGGGAGAGTGCATCGAAGTAGCCGTCACTCCGGCAGGCGTGTACGTACGCGATTCTAAGGACACACGCCGACCACATCTCTCTGTACGGTCTGCTGGCTGGGCCTCGTTCGTGCAATTCGCGGCTGAAGGCTGA
- a CDS encoding HsdM family class I SAM-dependent methyltransferase, translating into MVNGFGQSNGSAAGTGIPPESSWTEASITARLWKFYREKTSTRAITQLQFVEHIGYLLFLKLDHERANRSSKFARKPVAPVDAWPNLVLLSGEALHTGLSSLMKKLGDQALVDHPGQQTASMVFRDAQPWPLDRMAELAKLITDEIDPYQWRTAPQAELGQAFSSMLRDCAEDIDRKIDTGQTLTPVPVLNAVNKVLGVGPDDIVIDPACGTGTTLIAAHKAMQSHDRSAIAGADLDPQMCRLATMNILLNTVRPFSDPAPVRLADTLTRKFPIVRAESGVNPTVAICNPPFKSNGVVPDSTMRDDFLAYGDFPTNFLQHLMVTLPKDTRAAVFVPDGVLFGSGAAATVRRALLKNCDVHTLLRLPTGLFHRKGVKSNILFFTVSTPRPDQKAVTGDLWVYDARTGNHHTDTGNPVTEEDFDDFIAACLPADGFAARTKSKRFRRYPVNDLLDRPKTNLDLPAYLAPDVEDFGSPKEIAFEVASQLDEAAAHFRKVAEALP; encoded by the coding sequence ATGGTCAACGGGTTCGGCCAAAGCAACGGTTCGGCAGCGGGAACGGGTATTCCGCCGGAGAGCTCCTGGACAGAGGCGAGTATCACCGCACGGCTCTGGAAGTTCTACCGCGAAAAGACCAGCACCCGCGCCATCACCCAACTCCAGTTCGTGGAGCACATCGGCTATCTGCTCTTCCTCAAGCTGGACCACGAACGCGCCAACCGTTCCAGCAAGTTCGCCCGGAAGCCGGTAGCACCTGTCGACGCCTGGCCGAACCTGGTGCTGCTCAGCGGTGAGGCCCTGCACACCGGGCTCTCCTCCCTCATGAAGAAACTAGGCGACCAGGCCCTGGTCGACCACCCCGGCCAGCAGACCGCAAGCATGGTCTTCCGCGACGCGCAGCCCTGGCCCCTCGACCGTATGGCCGAGCTCGCCAAGCTGATTACCGACGAGATCGATCCTTACCAGTGGCGGACCGCCCCCCAAGCCGAACTGGGTCAGGCCTTCTCCTCGATGCTGCGTGACTGCGCCGAGGACATCGACCGCAAGATCGATACGGGTCAGACGTTGACCCCTGTCCCTGTCCTGAATGCCGTCAACAAGGTGCTCGGCGTGGGCCCGGACGACATCGTCATTGACCCGGCATGCGGCACCGGAACGACACTCATAGCGGCACACAAGGCGATGCAGTCCCATGACCGCTCCGCGATCGCCGGTGCCGATCTGGACCCGCAGATGTGCCGGCTCGCCACGATGAACATCCTGCTGAACACGGTGCGCCCCTTCTCCGACCCGGCCCCGGTGCGGCTCGCGGACACGCTCACGCGAAAGTTTCCGATCGTACGGGCCGAGTCCGGCGTCAACCCCACCGTGGCGATCTGCAACCCACCGTTCAAGAGCAACGGCGTGGTGCCGGACTCAACCATGCGGGACGATTTCCTGGCCTACGGGGACTTCCCCACGAACTTCCTCCAGCACCTGATGGTCACCCTGCCCAAGGACACGCGAGCTGCTGTGTTCGTACCCGACGGGGTCCTGTTCGGCAGTGGCGCCGCGGCCACCGTCCGCCGGGCCCTGCTGAAGAACTGCGATGTGCACACGCTTCTTCGCCTGCCCACCGGGCTGTTCCACCGCAAGGGCGTGAAGTCGAACATTCTCTTCTTCACCGTGTCCACCCCCAGGCCGGATCAGAAGGCCGTCACGGGCGACTTGTGGGTGTACGACGCCCGCACCGGAAACCACCACACGGACACGGGCAACCCTGTGACCGAAGAAGACTTCGACGACTTCATCGCCGCCTGCCTGCCTGCGGACGGCTTCGCCGCACGGACCAAGTCGAAGCGTTTCCGCCGCTATCCGGTGAACGACCTGCTGGACCGCCCGAAGACGAACCTCGACCTACCGGCCTACCTCGCCCCGGACGTTGAGGACTTCGGCTCCCCGAAAGAGATCGCCTTCGAAGTCGCGTCCCAACTCGACGAGGCAGCCGCACACTTCCGCAAGGTGGCGGAGGCCTTGCCGTAG
- a CDS encoding N-6 DNA methylase has translation MSTTPALVNSATSPTRFAGETTSTLVNRLWSYCELLRHSGVSTLDYVEQLTYLLFLKMADERANRPAKFRKNMPEEPLVPEGLDWPSLTSRSAEDLLEHYEHVLRELGRKGGTMLGEVFTKAQNKIHEPAVLERLVKDLIDPYTWTRENQDLKGDAYEGLLQRGAEDRKTGAGQYFTPRPLIDAMVDCVQPRPGESITDPACGTGGFLIAAHAHIAERYEDQLYGDQARKLQTGAITGYELVRETARLALMNMLLHGIGTSEGRPLITLQDSLAKSPHKFYDIVLANPPFGVGSVTGEAYGARKDFWTQTTNKQLNFVQHIYTLLKTNGRAALVLPDNVLFEGGAGAEIRRRLLDLTNVHTLLRLPTGIFYANGVKANVLFFDKVPPRPGGKPATKQLWVYDFRTDQRFTLKQRALRREHLDGFVAAFHSGGTDYSARKPSDRFRSYEYDELVARDKVNLDLTVLQPASASVALAPPDVIAQEIVDELETALAEFTAVAQALKKTVRVTTEAATAPAADKDPSSASSITSITEEADRER, from the coding sequence ATGAGCACCACCCCCGCCCTAGTGAACAGCGCCACCTCCCCCACCCGTTTCGCCGGGGAGACGACCTCGACACTCGTCAACCGCCTCTGGTCATACTGCGAGCTGCTGCGGCACTCAGGCGTCTCCACCCTCGACTACGTCGAGCAGTTGACCTATCTCCTCTTCCTGAAGATGGCCGACGAGCGCGCCAACCGCCCGGCAAAGTTCCGCAAGAACATGCCGGAAGAGCCTCTCGTCCCGGAGGGACTGGACTGGCCAAGCCTCACCAGCCGATCGGCCGAGGATCTGCTGGAGCACTACGAGCACGTCCTGCGGGAGCTGGGCCGCAAGGGCGGCACCATGCTCGGCGAGGTCTTCACCAAGGCGCAGAACAAGATCCATGAGCCTGCCGTTCTGGAGCGGCTCGTCAAGGATCTGATCGACCCCTACACCTGGACCCGTGAGAACCAGGACCTCAAGGGCGATGCCTACGAAGGCCTCCTCCAGCGTGGCGCCGAGGACCGCAAGACCGGCGCGGGCCAGTACTTCACGCCCCGCCCGCTCATCGACGCCATGGTCGACTGTGTGCAGCCCCGGCCCGGCGAGTCGATCACCGACCCCGCATGCGGCACCGGCGGCTTTCTGATCGCGGCGCACGCCCACATCGCCGAGCGCTACGAGGACCAGCTGTACGGCGACCAGGCGCGCAAGCTTCAGACCGGCGCCATCACCGGCTATGAGCTGGTCCGGGAGACCGCCCGGCTCGCGCTGATGAACATGCTGCTGCACGGCATCGGTACGTCCGAGGGCCGCCCCTTGATCACGCTCCAGGACTCGCTGGCCAAGTCGCCGCACAAGTTCTACGACATCGTCCTGGCCAACCCGCCCTTCGGCGTGGGCTCGGTCACCGGCGAGGCGTACGGCGCCCGCAAGGACTTCTGGACCCAGACCACCAACAAGCAGCTGAACTTCGTCCAGCACATCTACACCCTGCTCAAGACGAACGGCAGGGCAGCGCTCGTCCTGCCCGACAACGTCCTCTTCGAGGGCGGTGCCGGCGCTGAGATCCGTCGCCGGCTGTTGGACCTCACCAACGTCCACACCCTGCTGCGGCTGCCCACCGGCATCTTCTACGCCAACGGCGTCAAGGCCAATGTGCTGTTCTTCGACAAGGTTCCGCCTCGCCCAGGCGGCAAGCCCGCCACCAAGCAGCTGTGGGTATACGACTTCCGCACCGACCAGCGTTTCACGCTGAAGCAGCGCGCCCTGCGCCGCGAACACCTGGACGGCTTCGTCGCTGCCTTCCACTCGGGGGGCACGGACTACTCCGCCCGGAAACCCAGTGATCGCTTCCGGTCATATGAGTACGATGAGTTGGTTGCTCGCGACAAGGTTAATCTTGACCTGACGGTTCTTCAGCCAGCTTCCGCCTCCGTTGCGCTTGCACCGCCGGATGTGATCGCCCAGGAGATTGTGGACGAACTGGAGACTGCCTTGGCCGAGTTCACCGCTGTCGCACAGGCCCTCAAGAAGACCGTCCGTGTGACAACCGAAGCTGCGACCGCCCCGGCCGCAGACAAGGACCCGAGCAGCGCTTCCAGCATCACCAGCATCACCGAAGAAGCAGACCGAGAGCGGTAG
- a CDS encoding restriction endonuclease subunit S: protein MTLELNVAVGGGAGGPAGPIEGSAEEFPAGWARAPLGELGEWFGGGTPSKKRPEFWTDGTLPWLSPKDMGPDVLAATQDLIHKSALDESAVKLVPAGSVALVVRSGILERKVPVTYVPFEATLNQDMKAVFPHEGIDGRWLAWAIRSQEQYILENCRKRGTTVASLEVPWLMSTEILVPPHAEQLRVAAEIEQQIARIEAGETAARTALTNATTLAEQVTTQGSRGCLEEVELFQAALPKADIDDGPIPDLPAGWKWARLGDIASVVGGVTKDSKRQDDPEYVEVPYLRVANVQRGQLVLDKVTTIRVPPTKADSLYLKHGDILLNEGGDRDKLGRGWVWEGQIKNCIHQNHVFRARVAQDEIHPKLLAWHANSFGKAWCDRNGTQSVNLASISLRKIKLLPVPVPPREVQEQLVKTIELHLENVTAARTTAESALSHAQDLRAALLHAAFTGTLVPQDPADEPASTLLDRIRAEQGTRTKKAPRKRAARKPRPSAPGQEELPS, encoded by the coding sequence GTGACGCTGGAGCTGAATGTGGCTGTGGGGGGCGGGGCTGGAGGACCTGCCGGGCCTATTGAGGGATCCGCGGAGGAGTTTCCGGCGGGTTGGGCTCGGGCGCCACTGGGCGAGCTCGGCGAATGGTTCGGTGGGGGGACGCCCTCGAAGAAGCGGCCGGAATTCTGGACCGATGGCACCCTTCCTTGGCTCTCGCCCAAGGACATGGGGCCGGACGTTCTTGCGGCCACTCAGGACCTCATCCACAAGTCCGCCTTGGACGAGTCGGCCGTGAAGCTGGTTCCGGCGGGCTCGGTGGCTTTGGTTGTTCGCTCCGGAATCCTGGAGCGGAAGGTTCCCGTCACCTACGTTCCTTTTGAGGCAACCCTCAATCAGGACATGAAGGCAGTTTTCCCCCACGAGGGGATCGATGGGCGCTGGCTGGCGTGGGCCATTCGCTCACAGGAGCAGTACATCCTGGAAAACTGCCGCAAGCGTGGGACTACGGTCGCCTCACTTGAGGTTCCGTGGTTGATGAGCACGGAAATCCTGGTTCCCCCTCACGCAGAACAGCTGCGCGTCGCCGCCGAAATTGAGCAACAGATCGCTCGTATAGAGGCGGGTGAGACGGCAGCACGCACCGCGCTGACAAACGCCACCACCTTGGCCGAGCAAGTCACCACCCAAGGCTCTCGCGGCTGCTTGGAAGAGGTTGAGCTCTTCCAAGCAGCCTTGCCGAAGGCGGATATCGACGATGGCCCAATTCCCGACCTCCCCGCTGGCTGGAAGTGGGCCCGGCTCGGCGATATCGCGTCCGTAGTTGGCGGTGTCACCAAGGACAGTAAGCGCCAAGACGACCCGGAGTACGTCGAAGTCCCCTACCTGCGCGTCGCCAATGTTCAGCGCGGACAGCTAGTACTCGACAAAGTCACCACAATCCGCGTACCTCCGACCAAGGCGGATTCCCTTTATCTGAAACACGGGGACATACTCCTCAACGAAGGCGGCGACCGAGACAAGCTCGGACGAGGCTGGGTGTGGGAAGGTCAAATCAAAAACTGCATCCACCAAAACCATGTGTTCCGTGCGCGAGTAGCGCAGGATGAAATTCATCCGAAGCTGCTGGCCTGGCACGCCAATAGTTTTGGTAAGGCGTGGTGTGATCGGAACGGGACCCAATCCGTCAATCTGGCGTCTATCAGTCTCCGCAAGATTAAACTTCTCCCCGTGCCAGTCCCTCCGCGCGAAGTTCAGGAGCAGCTGGTGAAAACGATCGAGTTGCACCTGGAGAACGTGACGGCCGCCCGGACAACAGCCGAGAGCGCGTTGAGTCACGCCCAGGACCTCCGCGCCGCTCTCCTGCACGCCGCGTTCACGGGGACCCTCGTCCCCCAGGACCCAGCCGACGAACCGGCATCGACGCTGCTCGACCGCATCCGCGCCGAGCAAGGGACTAGGACTAAGAAGGCCCCTCGTAAGCGCGCGGCCCGCAAGCCCCGCCCCTCAGCGCCCGGTCAGGAAGAACTGCCTTCATGA